A window of Dorea formicigenerans contains these coding sequences:
- the cobJ gene encoding precorrin-3B C(17)-methyltransferase — MNKVYVIGMGPGAYEQMTVAAVEALKGCDVIVGYTVYVDLMKKYFPEKEFMTTPMRKEPERCRLAFEEAKKGRVTAMVCSGDSGIYGMAGLMYEIGEEYPEVEIEVLPGVTAAMGGAAVLGAPLGHDCCMISLSDLLTPWELIEKRLRAAAQADFLIALYNPSSKKRKDYLARACDILLEYKEESIICGIVRNIAREEESMNILTLKELRNTEVDMFSTVYIGNKMTKIIKDKMVTPRGYRYDRK, encoded by the coding sequence TTGAATAAAGTATATGTGATTGGAATGGGACCTGGTGCTTATGAGCAGATGACGGTTGCAGCGGTGGAAGCGCTAAAGGGCTGTGATGTGATTGTCGGGTATACAGTATATGTAGATCTTATGAAAAAATATTTTCCGGAAAAGGAATTTATGACAACGCCGATGAGAAAGGAGCCGGAGCGATGCCGGCTGGCATTTGAAGAGGCAAAAAAAGGGCGTGTGACAGCTATGGTGTGCAGTGGTGATTCCGGGATTTACGGAATGGCAGGACTCATGTATGAAATCGGAGAAGAATATCCGGAAGTCGAGATCGAGGTTCTTCCGGGTGTGACAGCAGCAATGGGGGGAGCAGCAGTGCTTGGTGCACCTCTTGGACACGATTGCTGTATGATCAGTTTAAGTGATCTTCTGACACCGTGGGAACTGATTGAAAAGAGACTTCGGGCGGCAGCACAGGCGGATTTTCTGATTGCTTTATATAATCCTTCCAGCAAAAAGAGAAAAGATTATCTTGCAAGGGCTTGTGATATTTTGCTTGAGTACAAAGAAGAAAGTATTATATGCGGTATTGTGAGAAATATTGCAAGAGAAGAAGAAAGTATGAACATACTGACACTGAAAGAGCTACGAAATACCGAGGTAGATATGTTTTCTACCGTTTATATAGGGAATAAAATGACAAAAATAATTAAAGATAAAATGGTTACACCAAGGGGATATCGATATGACAGAAAATAA
- a CDS encoding cobalt-precorrin 5A hydrolase, producing MKAAILSFTANGRKTAGKVRKALSAEDWLVAENVKCKEEADSYEGSLKEWTGEHWKVSDVLIYVGAAGIAVRAVASFVVSKKEDPAVLVIDELGKYCIPILSGHIGGANELAEKLSQMLSMEAVITTATDLNQKWAVDIFAKKNRLYIEDMKLAKLVSADILAGKQVLAEIEPECSVIGQIPKELKFIHESDKCDSRTLKIHIGICKNDAPAGSGTQVLYLIPKAVVLGIGCKKGTDAEKIEKHVTQVLEDYGIFPEAVKLAASIDLKKEEPGLCTYCEKYDIPFQTFSKEELEQAEGKFTGSEFVKQTTGVDNVCERSAMCAGGEKILVHKTAHEGVTVAVAVEKWSVDFE from the coding sequence ATGAAAGCTGCAATTCTGAGCTTTACTGCAAACGGAAGAAAGACGGCTGGAAAAGTCAGGAAAGCTTTGTCGGCAGAAGACTGGCTTGTAGCAGAGAATGTCAAATGTAAAGAAGAGGCAGATTCTTATGAGGGAAGCCTGAAAGAATGGACCGGAGAACATTGGAAAGTATCTGATGTTTTGATCTATGTAGGTGCAGCAGGAATTGCAGTTCGGGCAGTTGCATCATTTGTAGTGTCCAAAAAAGAAGACCCGGCTGTACTGGTTATAGACGAGCTTGGAAAGTACTGTATTCCAATCTTGTCCGGACACATTGGAGGTGCCAATGAACTTGCAGAAAAACTCAGTCAAATGCTTTCCATGGAGGCCGTGATCACAACAGCAACAGATTTGAATCAGAAGTGGGCGGTTGACATATTTGCAAAGAAAAATAGATTATATATAGAAGATATGAAACTGGCAAAACTCGTATCTGCAGATATTTTGGCTGGCAAACAAGTTTTAGCAGAGATAGAACCAGAATGCTCTGTCATAGGACAGATTCCAAAAGAATTAAAATTCATACATGAGTCAGACAAATGTGATTCAAGGACTTTAAAGATTCACATAGGAATCTGTAAAAACGATGCACCTGCAGGAAGCGGAACACAGGTGTTGTATTTGATTCCTAAAGCTGTGGTTTTAGGGATTGGCTGTAAGAAAGGAACTGATGCTGAAAAGATTGAAAAGCATGTAACACAGGTGCTTGAGGATTATGGGATTTTTCCGGAAGCAGTGAAACTTGCAGCAAGCATTGATTTAAAGAAGGAAGAGCCTGGACTATGTACATACTGTGAAAAATATGACATACCGTTTCAGACATTTTCGAAAGAAGAGCTGGAACAGGCAGAAGGGAAATTTACAGGATCTGAATTTGTAAAACAGACCACAGGTGTTGATAATGTGTGTGAAAGAAGTGCTATGTGTGCCGGAGGGGAAAAAATTCTGGTACACAAGACAGCGCACGAAGGAGTGACAGTTGCTGTGGCAGTGGAGAAATGGAGTGTGGATTTTGAATAA
- the cobM gene encoding precorrin-4 C(11)-methyltransferase: MIHFVGAGPGAVDLITVRGQRYLKEADVIIYAGSLVNKGLLEYAKEGCEVYNSAYMTLEEVIEVMIKSEKEDKMTVRLHTGDPCLYGAIREQMDILDEKGIDYDSCPGVSSFCGAAAALNLEYTLPEVSQSVIITRTEGRTPVPEREKIMSFAAHGATMVLFLSTGLLEKLVKELLAGGYASDTPAAIVYKATWPEEEAYVCTIDTLVETARKHQITKTALILVGNVVTHSHYERSKLYDPGFTTEFRKGSDS, from the coding sequence ATGATACATTTTGTAGGAGCAGGACCGGGAGCGGTCGATCTGATTACGGTAAGAGGACAACGATATCTTAAAGAAGCAGATGTAATCATTTATGCTGGATCACTGGTCAATAAAGGACTGCTGGAATATGCAAAGGAAGGCTGCGAAGTTTATAATAGTGCCTATATGACACTGGAAGAAGTCATAGAGGTTATGATAAAGTCAGAAAAAGAAGATAAGATGACCGTACGACTTCATACGGGTGATCCTTGTCTTTACGGTGCAATCCGTGAGCAGATGGACATTCTTGATGAAAAAGGAATTGATTATGATTCCTGCCCTGGAGTCAGCTCATTTTGTGGAGCGGCGGCAGCACTGAATCTGGAATATACTCTTCCGGAGGTGTCACAGAGTGTTATTATTACACGAACGGAAGGAAGGACTCCGGTTCCTGAGCGGGAAAAGATCATGAGTTTTGCTGCACATGGTGCAACGATGGTTCTTTTCTTAAGTACAGGTCTTTTGGAAAAGCTGGTAAAAGAACTGCTTGCCGGAGGATATGCATCAGATACGCCGGCAGCAATTGTGTACAAAGCAACATGGCCGGAGGAAGAGGCATATGTATGTACGATAGATACACTTGTGGAGACAGCAAGGAAACATCAGATTACAAAGACTGCACTGATCCTTGTGGGAAATGTAGTGACTCACAGTCATTATGAACGGTCAAAGTTGTATGATCCGGGATTCACAACTGAATTCCGGAAAGGAAGTGATTCTTAG
- the cbiD gene encoding cobalt-precorrin-5B (C(1))-methyltransferase CbiD, with amino-acid sequence MTKKLRRGYTTGTCAQAATKAAVTMLLGNVSVDQVTVSLPGKEVLTLKIAEAQKEFNKYNKSNPDIESVSCAVRKDSGDDPDITNGILVYSKVSRIKSGIVLDGGIGVGRVTKPGLDQPVGNAAINRVPRQMILREVEEACEMYGYDGGIKIEISIPQGVELAKKTFNPRLGIEGGISVLGTSGIVEPMSEQALLDTIELEMKVRRAGGKNYLIMAPGNYGLDFLREAYGIQDKDVVKCSNYIGQSMDMAADCKFQGLVLAGHIGKLIKVSGGVMNTHSRWADCRMDLLATAMLRAGFSADRARAVLDCVTTDDALALLSEEEREATIGQIMRSIEKYMEYRMADQMPVGAILYSNVYGILGKTSKVDTLMHLWEEENQ; translated from the coding sequence ATGACGAAAAAACTCCGAAGAGGATATACCACAGGAACGTGTGCACAGGCAGCAACAAAGGCCGCGGTCACAATGCTTCTTGGAAATGTCAGCGTAGATCAGGTCACAGTGTCTTTACCAGGAAAAGAAGTGTTGACACTGAAGATCGCTGAGGCTCAAAAAGAATTTAATAAATATAATAAAAGTAATCCGGATATAGAATCTGTTTCCTGCGCAGTACGAAAAGACAGTGGAGATGATCCGGATATTACAAATGGAATTTTAGTATACAGTAAAGTAAGCAGAATAAAATCTGGTATAGTCCTGGACGGAGGCATTGGAGTCGGCAGGGTGACGAAGCCCGGATTGGATCAGCCTGTAGGAAATGCTGCAATTAATCGAGTGCCGAGGCAGATGATTTTAAGAGAAGTCGAAGAGGCGTGTGAAATGTATGGGTACGACGGCGGAATTAAAATAGAGATATCCATTCCGCAGGGAGTAGAACTGGCAAAGAAAACATTTAATCCGAGACTTGGAATTGAAGGCGGTATTTCTGTTTTGGGAACAAGTGGAATCGTGGAGCCGATGAGTGAACAGGCTCTGCTTGATACGATTGAATTAGAGATGAAGGTCAGGCGTGCAGGGGGAAAGAACTATCTCATTATGGCGCCAGGGAATTATGGGCTGGATTTTCTGCGGGAAGCATATGGAATTCAGGATAAAGATGTAGTAAAATGCAGTAATTATATAGGGCAGAGTATGGATATGGCAGCAGATTGTAAGTTTCAAGGGCTTGTACTTGCCGGACATATCGGAAAGCTGATCAAAGTATCAGGTGGAGTGATGAATACGCATTCCAGATGGGCAGACTGCCGTATGGATCTTTTGGCAACGGCAATGCTACGGGCTGGATTTTCCGCAGATCGCGCCAGAGCGGTTCTGGATTGCGTGACGACCGATGATGCGCTTGCACTTTTAAGTGAAGAAGAGCGAGAAGCTACAATCGGGCAAATCATGAGATCCATTGAAAAATATATGGAATACCGCATGGCAGATCAGATGCCTGTTGGGGCAATTTTATATTCAAATGTGTATGGAATTTTGGGAAAAACAAGCAAGGTAGATACTTTGATGCATTTGTGGGAGGAAGAAAATCAATGA
- a CDS encoding prolyl-tRNA synthetase associated domain-containing protein, whose translation MSEQKQRVYDALNKLGIKYEVVEHEPVHTMEDMDRLGLPEKGTLCKNLFLRDAKGKRHFLITCDENAKVDLKSLGRQLGAGNLSFASEERLEKYLGLKQGSVSPFGLMNDTDHAVEFFIDKNLSKCKSLGIHPLENTATVFLSFKDLDKFLWNLDVDVMKIKL comes from the coding sequence ATGTCAGAACAAAAGCAGCGCGTCTATGACGCCTTAAACAAGCTCGGAATTAAATATGAAGTCGTAGAACACGAACCCGTACACACAATGGAAGACATGGACCGCCTCGGTCTTCCTGAGAAAGGAACTCTGTGCAAGAACCTGTTTCTCAGAGATGCAAAAGGAAAACGTCATTTTCTCATTACCTGTGATGAAAATGCTAAAGTAGACTTAAAGTCTCTTGGCAGACAGCTCGGTGCCGGAAACTTAAGCTTTGCCTCAGAAGAACGTCTCGAAAAATATCTCGGGCTCAAACAGGGAAGCGTATCTCCATTCGGTCTCATGAATGATACCGACCATGCAGTCGAATTTTTTATTGATAAAAACTTAAGCAAATGCAAAAGTCTGGGAATTCACCCATTGGAAAACACAGCAACAGTATTCCTCTCCTTTAAAGATCTGGATAAGTTCCTGTGGAATCTGGATGTAGATGTGATGAAGATTAAATTATAA
- the queA gene encoding tRNA preQ1(34) S-adenosylmethionine ribosyltransferase-isomerase QueA: MKRQDFYYDLPEELIAQDPLEDRSSSRLLVLDKETGATSHHIFKEITGYLKEGDCLVINDTKVIPARLIGAKEGTGAKIEILLLKRKENNIWETLVKPGKKAKVGTRIVFGEGLLVGEVVGIVEEGNRLVKFEYEGIFEEILDQLGQMPLPPYITHQLEDKNRYQTVYAKHTGSAAAPTAGLHFTPELLKEIEEKGIDIARVTLHVGLGTFRPVKVDEITDHHMHSEFYQVDEEAAEKINRAKDSGHRVICVGTTSCRTIESAADETGHLKPTSGWTEIFIYPGYKFKILDGLITNFHLPESTLIMLVSALAGREHVLAAYEEAVQERYRFFSFGDAMLIV; encoded by the coding sequence ATGAAACGTCAGGACTTTTATTATGATCTGCCAGAGGAATTAATCGCGCAGGATCCGCTTGAGGATCGTTCCAGTTCCAGACTTCTTGTCCTTGACAAGGAGACGGGAGCTACTTCACATCATATATTTAAAGAAATTACAGGATATCTGAAAGAAGGAGACTGTCTTGTCATCAATGATACCAAGGTTATTCCGGCAAGACTGATTGGAGCGAAGGAAGGAACCGGAGCAAAGATTGAGATTTTATTATTAAAGAGAAAAGAGAATAATATCTGGGAGACACTGGTAAAGCCCGGTAAGAAGGCAAAAGTTGGAACAAGAATCGTATTTGGAGAAGGTCTTCTTGTTGGAGAGGTCGTTGGAATCGTAGAAGAAGGAAATCGTCTGGTGAAGTTTGAATATGAAGGAATTTTTGAAGAGATTTTAGACCAGCTCGGACAGATGCCGCTGCCTCCGTATATTACACATCAGTTGGAAGATAAGAATCGTTATCAGACTGTTTATGCAAAGCATACCGGATCCGCAGCGGCACCGACAGCGGGACTTCATTTTACACCGGAATTATTAAAAGAGATAGAAGAAAAAGGCATTGACATTGCGAGAGTGACACTTCATGTAGGACTTGGAACATTCCGTCCTGTAAAGGTAGATGAGATTACAGATCATCATATGCATTCTGAGTTCTATCAGGTGGACGAAGAAGCAGCTGAGAAGATCAACCGCGCAAAAGATTCCGGTCACAGAGTTATCTGTGTTGGAACGACAAGCTGCAGAACTATTGAATCGGCAGCGGACGAGACCGGACATTTGAAACCGACAAGTGGTTGGACAGAGATTTTTATCTATCCGGGATATAAATTCAAGATTTTAGATGGATTGATCACGAACTTCCATCTGCCGGAGTCAACACTGATTATGTTAGTATCAGCACTGGCAGGAAGAGAACACGTATTGGCAGCATATGAAGAAGCAGTACAGGAAAGATATCGTTTCTTTTCTTTCGGAGACGCCATGTTGATTGTATAA
- a CDS encoding RDD family protein encodes MQNSYSNENYAGFWVRLAAYVIDSVIVAIGLLVVRLAWIGIGALISGTILDENVLFHYSLKDIVLYIFKVMYFALLTWCTGTTIGKRLMNLRVVPADRNEKLSFVDVLYRETVGRFLCGISIWIGYIIVGIDKEKRGFHDMLCDTRVVYEKKVKMYPEYQSAAGPQMSVQPREPVQTQNYVQENVQVQSQSQPGQPYRAVPDGGYSFVSDAGQVKKEFTQAESEKTTGTTGENVTEIKENKEEVEDNIEENIQEGDL; translated from the coding sequence ATGCAGAACAGTTACAGTAATGAGAATTATGCCGGGTTCTGGGTGCGTTTAGCAGCATATGTGATAGACAGCGTCATTGTGGCAATTGGACTTCTCGTTGTGCGTCTTGCATGGATTGGAATCGGAGCGCTGATCAGTGGTACAATATTGGATGAAAATGTATTGTTTCATTATTCATTAAAAGATATTGTGCTGTATATTTTCAAAGTCATGTATTTTGCTTTATTGACATGGTGTACTGGAACGACGATTGGGAAACGACTGATGAATCTTAGAGTAGTACCTGCTGACAGAAATGAAAAGCTTTCATTTGTGGATGTGTTATACCGGGAGACTGTCGGAAGATTCTTATGTGGAATATCTATCTGGATTGGATATATTATTGTGGGAATTGATAAGGAAAAACGGGGCTTTCACGATATGCTCTGCGACACAAGAGTTGTCTATGAGAAAAAAGTGAAAATGTATCCAGAGTATCAGAGTGCGGCAGGACCGCAGATGTCTGTACAGCCGCGAGAACCAGTGCAGACACAGAATTATGTACAGGAAAATGTGCAAGTGCAGAGTCAGTCACAGCCAGGACAACCGTATAGAGCTGTGCCAGATGGAGGATATAGTTTCGTGAGTGATGCCGGGCAAGTGAAAAAGGAGTTTACACAAGCTGAATCTGAAAAAACAACCGGGACTACAGGTGAAAATGTAACAGAAATAAAAGAAAACAAAGAAGAAGTAGAAGATAATATAGAAGAAAACATACAGGAAGGGGATTTATAA
- the sppA gene encoding signal peptide peptidase SppA, producing MKNKQIIGLVVAGAVFIVTGVTSVLTNTLSANTMAEDVTTMLAGELEFDPPADDYIGVVNVVGTIQEQTQSSVLDTSSGYQHNTTMDYIDNLMDDSDNKGILLYVDSPGGAVYESEELHDKLIEYKETTGRPIWTYMAHYAASGGYMTSVTGDKIYANKNTVTGSIGVIMSGYDMSGLYEKLGIRYVSITSGVNKDSSKLTDEQVAIYQSQVDECYQEFVNIVADGRDMSADQVKALADGRTYTAKQAKANGLIDEIATYQDVMNQMASELGVDEFYTPSSEESILAAIFSKAEKLVPKSEAQILKETAEEKESGVLMYYAEQLQ from the coding sequence ATGAAGAACAAACAGATAATCGGTCTGGTTGTGGCTGGGGCTGTATTTATTGTGACAGGTGTTACAAGCGTATTGACGAATACTTTATCTGCAAATACAATGGCAGAAGATGTGACAACGATGCTGGCTGGAGAACTGGAATTTGATCCGCCGGCAGATGATTATATTGGAGTTGTGAATGTAGTGGGGACGATTCAGGAGCAGACGCAGAGCAGTGTACTGGATACATCGTCTGGATATCAGCACAATACAACGATGGATTATATTGACAATCTTATGGACGATTCAGATAATAAAGGGATTCTGCTGTATGTGGATTCTCCAGGCGGAGCGGTCTATGAGTCGGAAGAACTTCATGACAAGCTGATAGAATATAAAGAGACGACAGGCCGTCCAATCTGGACTTATATGGCGCATTATGCAGCTTCTGGCGGGTACATGACGTCTGTAACCGGAGATAAGATTTATGCGAATAAGAATACGGTTACAGGATCTATCGGTGTCATTATGTCAGGGTATGATATGAGCGGACTTTATGAGAAACTTGGAATTCGTTATGTCAGTATTACGAGTGGTGTGAACAAGGACAGTTCCAAGCTGACAGACGAGCAGGTCGCAATTTACCAGTCACAGGTCGATGAGTGTTATCAGGAGTTCGTAAATATTGTTGCGGACGGAAGAGATATGTCGGCAGACCAGGTAAAAGCACTGGCAGACGGACGCACTTACACTGCAAAACAGGCAAAAGCGAATGGGCTTATTGATGAGATCGCAACTTACCAGGATGTAATGAATCAGATGGCTTCGGAGCTTGGAGTAGACGAGTTCTATACACCGAGCAGTGAGGAAAGCATATTGGCAGCAATATTTAGTAAAGCAGAAAAGCTTGTTCCAAAATCTGAGGCACAGATATTAAAGGAAACTGCCGAAGAGAAGGAAAGCGGGGTGCTGATGTATTATGCAGAACAGTTACAGTAA
- a CDS encoding ABC transporter ATP-binding protein: protein MVDYYFKMDDMAVGYQGKTLIHDINIGIDKGEIVTLIGPNGSGKSTILKSITKQLKLIGGKVFFDDTSLQEMSYKELSSNMAVVLTERIKTELMTCHEIVATGRYPYTGRLGILTPEDEQIVDEAMKAVHAEDLGNRDFNAISDGQKQRVLLARAICQEPEIIVLDEPTSFLDVRYKLELLAILERMARKKHITVIMSLHEIDLAQKVSDKIICVKGDTIAHYGKPEEVFKEDTIRSLYEIDNGSFDPVFGSIELPKIEGEPEVFVISSGGSGIPIYRQLQKEHIPFAAGILYKNDIDYQLARLLAVEVITEEPFRQISDETFARAVEVMKKCKRVIVTDVPVGECNKRIEELIKLAK, encoded by the coding sequence ATGGTAGATTATTATTTCAAAATGGATGATATGGCTGTTGGATACCAGGGAAAGACACTGATCCATGACATTAATATTGGTATTGATAAAGGTGAAATTGTAACGCTCATTGGACCAAATGGATCCGGTAAATCTACAATTTTAAAGAGTATTACAAAACAATTGAAATTAATTGGAGGAAAGGTGTTCTTCGATGACACGTCGCTTCAGGAAATGTCTTATAAAGAACTTTCTTCCAATATGGCTGTTGTTTTGACAGAACGTATCAAAACGGAGCTTATGACCTGTCATGAAATTGTGGCAACAGGACGTTACCCATATACAGGGCGGCTTGGAATACTGACGCCGGAAGATGAACAAATCGTAGATGAGGCAATGAAGGCAGTTCATGCAGAAGATCTGGGAAACCGCGATTTTAACGCTATTAGTGATGGACAAAAACAGAGAGTTCTTCTTGCAAGAGCAATTTGTCAGGAACCGGAGATTATTGTGCTGGATGAGCCGACATCTTTTTTAGATGTACGATATAAATTAGAATTACTTGCAATATTGGAACGTATGGCAAGAAAAAAGCATATTACAGTCATTATGTCGCTGCATGAGATTGATCTTGCACAGAAAGTGTCGGATAAGATTATCTGTGTGAAGGGAGATACCATTGCACATTATGGAAAGCCAGAAGAGGTATTTAAGGAAGATACAATCCGCAGTCTTTATGAAATTGACAATGGTTCTTTTGATCCGGTATTTGGAAGCATAGAGCTTCCGAAGATAGAAGGAGAACCAGAGGTATTTGTAATTTCGTCCGGAGGAAGCGGAATCCCAATTTATCGACAGTTACAGAAAGAACACATTCCATTTGCAGCAGGAATCCTCTACAAGAATGATATTGACTATCAGCTTGCAAGACTTCTGGCAGTGGAAGTGATTACAGAAGAACCATTCCGGCAGATTAGTGATGAGACATTTGCAAGAGCAGTTGAAGTGATGAAAAAGTGTAAGAGAGTTATTGTAACAGATGTGCCGGTGGGAGAATGTAATAAAAGAATCGAAGAATTAATAAAGTTAGCAAAATAG
- a CDS encoding FecCD family ABC transporter permease, translating to MQNKETKQEQLSFHTENFRKRFRYTFVFVCMIAAFFVITVLNINTGNVHISVPKILRILFLHDGEAVEYSIIWKIRLPRILMAALLGGALSLSGFLLQTFFSNPIAGPFVLGISSGAKMAVALTMIVFLKYVGHFSSYTLVVAAFIGSLISTGFILLMSKKIHHMASLLVGGIMIGYICSAITDFVVTFADDSDIVNLHGWSQGSFSGMSWGNIKVAVVVVGIAAVCTFLLSKPISAYQLGEAYAQSMGVNIKVFRVVIILLSSILSACVTAFAGPISFVGIAVPFLTRKAFGTSKPIVVIPGTFFIGAVFCMICDLIARMALAPVELNISTVTSILGAPIVIYMMVKREKGRM from the coding sequence ATGCAAAATAAGGAAACAAAGCAGGAACAGTTAAGTTTTCATACTGAAAATTTCAGAAAAAGATTCAGATATACATTTGTATTTGTGTGTATGATCGCAGCATTTTTTGTCATTACAGTGCTGAATATTAATACGGGAAATGTACATATTTCTGTGCCGAAGATTTTGAGAATATTATTTTTACATGATGGAGAGGCGGTAGAGTACAGTATCATATGGAAGATACGTCTGCCGCGTATCCTCATGGCAGCATTACTGGGCGGAGCATTGTCTCTGTCCGGTTTCTTATTACAGACATTTTTCTCAAATCCGATCGCAGGACCGTTTGTACTTGGAATTTCTTCCGGAGCGAAGATGGCTGTCGCACTGACTATGATTGTATTTTTAAAATATGTAGGACATTTTTCATCTTACACATTAGTAGTGGCAGCATTCATTGGTTCGTTGATATCGACGGGATTCATTCTTTTGATGTCAAAGAAGATTCATCATATGGCATCCCTTTTGGTAGGAGGAATCATGATTGGATATATCTGTTCCGCAATTACAGATTTTGTGGTGACATTTGCAGATGATTCTGATATTGTAAATCTTCATGGCTGGTCACAGGGAAGTTTTTCCGGTATGAGCTGGGGAAATATAAAAGTAGCTGTAGTTGTAGTTGGAATTGCGGCAGTGTGTACATTTTTACTGTCAAAACCAATCAGTGCATATCAGCTTGGAGAAGCATATGCACAGAGTATGGGAGTGAATATTAAAGTATTCCGAGTTGTTATTATATTACTGTCAAGTATTCTTTCTGCGTGTGTGACTGCATTTGCCGGACCAATTTCTTTTGTGGGAATTGCAGTTCCATTTCTTACGAGAAAAGCGTTCGGAACATCAAAACCGATTGTGGTGATACCGGGTACATTTTTTATAGGGGCTGTATTCTGTATGATCTGTGATCTGATCGCTCGTATGGCACTGGCACCGGTGGAGCTGAATATCAGTACAGTCACATCGATACTTGGTGCACCGATTGTCATCTATATGATGGTGAAGCGCGAGAAAGGAAGAATGTAA
- a CDS encoding ABC transporter substrate-binding protein: MNKWIKRKLCIGVAIAMTITSIAGCNSVKSGKNSVDSAAQKTETSSEKSDDSKKAEAPQIDGLTYESAMNLTYAQEFDVFYYKDGYKLIDVHEGRQYLIVPEGKEAPEGLDSDIVVIHQPVQNIYMAATAIMSLFDALDAMDTVKFSGLEASGWYIESAKKAMESGAMTFAGKYSEPDYEKIVDGDCKLAVESTMILHSPKVQEMIEDLDIPVFVDYSSYESHPLGRTEWIKVYGAMLNKEKEAEAFFDDQAKVIEDLKDFKNTEKTVAYFYINTDGSVVVRKSDDYIPTMIEIAGGRYVFKDLKNSEGNAPSVKLTMEEFYATAVDADYLIYNGTIDGQVSSLGDLEAKSNLFAEFKAVKDGNVWYTGKNLYQATDTVGELISDIHLMLTEGDASQMTFLEKMK; the protein is encoded by the coding sequence ATGAATAAATGGATAAAGAGAAAATTATGTATTGGCGTTGCGATTGCGATGACTATAACGAGTATTGCAGGATGCAACTCAGTGAAAAGCGGTAAGAATAGTGTGGATAGCGCGGCTCAGAAGACTGAGACTTCTTCAGAGAAGAGTGATGATTCAAAAAAAGCAGAAGCCCCTCAAATTGACGGGCTGACGTATGAGTCTGCGATGAATCTGACATATGCGCAGGAATTCGATGTATTTTATTACAAAGATGGATATAAGCTGATTGATGTTCATGAGGGACGGCAGTATCTGATCGTTCCGGAAGGCAAAGAGGCTCCGGAGGGACTGGACAGTGATATTGTTGTCATCCATCAGCCGGTTCAGAATATTTATATGGCTGCTACAGCAATCATGTCATTATTTGATGCATTAGATGCAATGGATACTGTGAAATTTTCTGGTTTAGAGGCTTCCGGCTGGTATATAGAAAGTGCGAAGAAAGCAATGGAATCCGGAGCCATGACATTTGCAGGAAAATACAGTGAACCGGATTATGAGAAGATTGTAGATGGAGATTGCAAACTGGCAGTAGAATCTACGATGATCCTTCATTCACCGAAGGTGCAGGAGATGATTGAAGACCTTGATATCCCAGTATTTGTAGATTATTCCAGTTATGAGTCACATCCACTTGGAAGAACAGAGTGGATTAAAGTCTATGGAGCAATGTTGAATAAAGAAAAAGAGGCAGAAGCATTTTTTGATGACCAGGCCAAGGTAATCGAAGATCTGAAGGATTTTAAGAATACAGAGAAGACAGTGGCATATTTTTACATCAATACAGACGGTTCTGTGGTTGTCCGCAAATCCGATGACTACATTCCGACTATGATTGAGATTGCCGGTGGAAGATATGTGTTCAAGGATCTGAAGAATTCTGAGGGGAATGCGCCATCTGTAAAACTTACGATGGAAGAATTTTATGCAACGGCAGTAGATGCAGATTATCTTATTTACAACGGAACCATTGACGGACAGGTGAGTAGTCTTGGTGATCTGGAAGCTAAGAGCAATCTGTTTGCAGAGTTTAAAGCTGTCAAAGATGGAAATGTATGGTATACTGGTAAAAACTTATATCAGGCGACAGACACAGTTGGAGAACTGATTTCAGATATTCATCTGATGCTGACAGAGGGTGATGCCAGTCAGATGACATTTCTTGAAAAGATGAAATAA